From the genome of Methylocystis bryophila, one region includes:
- a CDS encoding L,D-transpeptidase: protein MFSRTSLLVLFAALVASAAQAEPMVVAGLYDDQQRSRAVEADPVVEPVAEASPDLGGGFLEMLFTGGDGQAEPGPLRRSGPSGAQYASADPGALEAQTEVDPAFRRAEVDYSGAAPGMIVIDTGERYLYLVQRGGRAIRYGIGVGRPGFEWSGVKAISRKAAWPDWTPPAQMLKRRPDLPRFMRGGPDNPLGARALYLGSSLYRIHGTNEPDTIGQNVSSGCIRMMNEDVEDLYNRVHVGTRVVVR from the coding sequence ATGTTTTCGCGCACCTCCCTCCTCGTCCTCTTCGCAGCCCTCGTCGCCAGTGCGGCCCAGGCCGAGCCCATGGTCGTCGCCGGGCTTTACGACGATCAGCAGAGGTCGCGGGCGGTCGAAGCAGACCCCGTCGTCGAGCCCGTCGCTGAGGCCTCTCCGGACCTTGGGGGCGGCTTTCTCGAAATGCTGTTCACTGGCGGGGATGGCCAAGCCGAGCCCGGCCCGCTGCGGCGCAGCGGGCCCTCCGGCGCACAATACGCCTCCGCCGATCCGGGCGCGCTCGAAGCGCAGACCGAAGTCGACCCCGCCTTTCGGCGCGCCGAGGTCGATTATTCCGGCGCGGCGCCGGGCATGATCGTTATCGATACGGGCGAGCGATATCTTTATCTCGTGCAGCGCGGCGGCCGCGCGATCCGCTATGGGATCGGCGTCGGGCGGCCGGGCTTCGAATGGTCCGGGGTGAAGGCGATCAGCCGCAAGGCGGCGTGGCCCGATTGGACGCCGCCGGCTCAGATGCTCAAGCGCCGCCCGGACCTGCCGCGCTTCATGCGCGGCGGCCCCGATAATCCGCTCGGGGCGCGGGCGCTTTATCTCGGTTCGTCGCTCTATCGCATCCATGGCACGAACGAGCCCGATACGATCGGTCAGAACGTCTCCTCTGGCTGCATTCGGATGATGAACGAAGACGTCGAGGATCTCTACAACCGCGTTCACGTCGGCACGCGCGTCGTCGTACGGTAG
- a CDS encoding oxidoreductase produces MPSLVRFLTILAVLGAIAYGIMLALVSFVTPEPREMTQTISPTKLNK; encoded by the coding sequence GTGCCGAGCCTCGTCCGCTTCCTGACCATTCTCGCCGTGCTCGGCGCGATCGCCTATGGGATCATGCTCGCGCTCGTCTCCTTTGTGACGCCCGAGCCGCGGGAGATGACGCAGACGATCTCCCCGACGAAGCTCAATAAATAG
- the tsaE gene encoding tRNA (adenosine(37)-N6)-threonylcarbamoyltransferase complex ATPase subunit type 1 TsaE, with protein sequence MNDDATQSVWRIEADSEAATAAIAADLASLLRGGDVVALSGELGVGKTAFARALIRAIAKDPTIEAPSPSFTLMQVYEGDFGKIVHADFYRIEAVHELAELGWEDVVQDAIVLVEWPERSKEIMDADHLDVALSYASEIGPNARMVTISGHGAFAKRLEAFKSLREFLRQAGWDDAHRAFLQGDASSRSYETMRKPNGESAILMISPARPDGPPIRFGRSYSAIARLAESIRAFVAVAEGLAAQGFSAPKIIARDLDAGLAIVEDLGREGLVHAEGPIPERYEWAIEALAILHSRSLPTVLPLSDGGTYRIPPYDIDALLIEVELLLDWYVDRAAKTIVPSGARAVFIKLWRHALNECCTAGTTWTLRDFHSPNLLWLPGREGVQRVGMIDFQDCVLGHPAYDVASLAQDARVTVPDELELRLIASYARKRRQLDESFEMTSFARAYAILGAQRATKILGIFARLDQRDGKPQYLAHMPRVQRYLLKGLRHPALQDIARWYATHLPHLFANDA encoded by the coding sequence ATGAACGACGACGCCACGCAGAGCGTATGGCGCATCGAGGCGGACAGCGAGGCGGCGACCGCAGCGATCGCCGCCGACCTCGCCTCATTGCTGAGGGGCGGCGACGTCGTCGCCTTGAGCGGCGAGCTCGGAGTCGGCAAGACCGCCTTCGCTCGCGCGCTCATCCGCGCGATCGCCAAGGACCCGACGATCGAAGCGCCGAGCCCTAGCTTCACCTTGATGCAGGTCTATGAAGGCGATTTCGGAAAGATCGTGCACGCTGACTTTTATCGCATCGAAGCCGTCCACGAGCTCGCCGAGCTCGGTTGGGAAGACGTCGTGCAGGATGCGATCGTGCTCGTCGAATGGCCGGAGCGCTCCAAGGAAATCATGGACGCCGACCACCTCGACGTGGCGTTGAGCTATGCAAGCGAAATCGGGCCTAATGCGCGCATGGTGACCATCTCCGGTCACGGCGCCTTCGCGAAGCGCCTGGAAGCGTTCAAATCATTGCGTGAGTTTCTGCGCCAAGCCGGCTGGGATGACGCGCATCGCGCCTTCCTGCAAGGGGACGCTTCCTCGAGGTCATACGAGACCATGCGGAAGCCAAACGGCGAAAGCGCGATCCTGATGATCTCGCCGGCTCGCCCAGACGGTCCGCCCATCCGTTTCGGCAGGTCATACAGCGCCATCGCGCGCCTCGCCGAGAGCATCCGCGCTTTCGTCGCGGTCGCCGAAGGCCTCGCGGCGCAGGGCTTCTCCGCGCCGAAGATCATCGCGCGCGACCTCGACGCCGGTCTCGCGATTGTCGAGGATCTCGGACGCGAAGGCCTCGTCCACGCGGAAGGCCCCATTCCGGAACGGTACGAGTGGGCGATCGAGGCGCTCGCGATTCTGCATTCGCGCTCGCTGCCGACAGTGCTGCCGCTCTCCGACGGCGGAACCTACCGGATTCCTCCCTATGACATCGACGCGCTCCTGATCGAGGTTGAGCTGCTTCTCGACTGGTACGTCGATCGGGCCGCCAAGACGATCGTCCCCTCGGGAGCGCGCGCTGTCTTCATCAAGCTCTGGCGGCATGCGCTGAACGAATGCTGCACCGCCGGCACGACCTGGACGCTTCGCGACTTCCACTCCCCCAATCTTCTCTGGCTGCCCGGGCGCGAGGGCGTGCAGCGCGTGGGAATGATCGATTTCCAAGACTGCGTCTTAGGCCATCCCGCCTATGACGTGGCCTCGCTCGCCCAGGACGCGCGAGTCACCGTTCCCGACGAGTTGGAGCTACGCCTGATCGCCTCTTACGCAAGGAAGCGCCGCCAGCTCGACGAAAGCTTCGAGATGACGAGCTTCGCCAGGGCCTACGCGATTCTCGGGGCGCAGCGGGCGACGAAAATTCTTGGCATCTTCGCGCGCTTGGATCAGCGCGACGGCAAGCCTCAATATCTTGCTCACATGCCGCGCGTCCAACGCTACCTGCTGAAAGGCCTGCGCCATCCCGCCCTCCAAGACATAGCGCGCTGGTATGCGACCCACCTTCCCCACCTCTTCGCCAATGACGCCTGA
- a CDS encoding type II toxin-antitoxin system RelE/ParE family toxin, which translates to MRARVVISPEADADSAAILHDLAVKAGAEIADRCEAAFDSVYERLAEFPASGAPRPRLGERVRICLVSPCLVF; encoded by the coding sequence ATGAGGGCGCGGGTCGTCATCTCGCCTGAAGCGGACGCCGATTCCGCTGCCATTCTCCATGATCTTGCCGTCAAGGCAGGCGCAGAAATCGCCGACCGCTGTGAGGCGGCGTTCGATTCCGTTTACGAGCGCTTGGCTGAGTTTCCCGCGAGCGGGGCGCCACGTCCTCGTCTCGGAGAGCGTGTGCGGATTTGCCTCGTTTCGCCGTGCCTCGTTTTCTAG
- a CDS encoding ATP-binding protein, giving the protein MSLLLAACGWTSRAQAQDLRAIVELTPGVELYGATLTLGLALISVFLALAYIAERKHWRRRESHLVASLEQTRAQRDRAELFLSVDQQVFIAWDGPSGEPEIEGSPQRLLDASPSQGILDFSSWLTPAAAEALDGGVTRLRQRGEAFHIALAGVAGRRYDADGRAVGGRAMLRLREVSGERRELDSLRERCAEIEAYSEGLLALLEALPTPVWLRDNAGRIVFVNKAYAQAVEARDAEDGVERQVELLDEPARAACAEARAKGALWRDEITAVVGGERRRLCVIQAPFLKGAASIAFDRQEILNLRAEFQKQKDSHARTLDQLPIAVAIFDGSQQLIYRNATYEKLWRLSPVFLDARPSDGEILDRLRLAQRLPDEGDFRNWKARLLEAYRSPEQLQRLWHMPDGRTICVTIMPCLQGGVTYLYDDMTERYDLQSRFNALYRMQKETLDTLREGVAVFGADGRLRFGNPAFASLWRLAPSLLTEKPRFEAIAENCGALLHKGDSTWRDLRGVVTGLGESRAGFTRRVERNDGLVLDLSVQPLPEGASLLTFVDVSADVNVERALTERNTALLAAERLRNDFIHHVSYELRSPLTNINGFVHLLGEESTGPLNARQFEYLGYMRKSSDALLAIVDDILDLATIDEDALELEIEDVDPRAAIRGAVEGVQDRLVENQIELRIVEADDLGSFHGDSKRVRQILFNLLSNAIGFSRPGQIVTLAAMRRDGDVIFKVVDSGRGIPPEVLERVFDRFESHTAGSRHRGLGIGLSIVKAFMDLHGGKVLIDSALGEGTAVTCVFPGEERALDAPSESKGELVSAKRLIDAATQAVRGEAESRGVKLRVLPTITDEDIHCDESDVNRALETLLRGALACAGAGEAISFAALRREGEVAFKLSHRHAVQESDAALSEARAIVEANGGRMQVDFAAGEGVVISCVFASCVGEADQTTRSESQ; this is encoded by the coding sequence TTGTCACTCCTCCTTGCCGCCTGCGGCTGGACGAGCCGCGCCCAGGCGCAAGACCTCCGGGCTATCGTAGAGCTTACGCCGGGAGTCGAGCTCTACGGCGCCACGCTCACCTTGGGCCTGGCGCTGATTTCGGTCTTTCTCGCCCTCGCATACATTGCCGAACGAAAGCATTGGCGGCGCCGCGAGTCGCATCTTGTGGCAAGTCTCGAGCAGACCCGCGCGCAACGCGATCGCGCCGAGCTTTTTCTCTCCGTCGACCAGCAAGTCTTCATCGCTTGGGATGGTCCTTCCGGCGAGCCGGAGATCGAAGGCTCCCCGCAGCGGCTCCTCGACGCCTCCCCCTCGCAGGGCATCCTCGATTTCAGCTCCTGGCTCACGCCTGCGGCCGCCGAGGCGCTCGACGGAGGCGTCACGCGGCTGCGCCAGCGTGGAGAAGCTTTTCACATTGCGCTCGCCGGCGTCGCCGGGCGGCGATACGACGCCGACGGGCGCGCGGTCGGCGGACGCGCCATGCTGCGGCTGCGCGAGGTCTCCGGCGAGCGGCGCGAGCTCGATAGCCTGCGCGAACGCTGCGCGGAAATCGAAGCTTATAGCGAGGGACTCCTCGCCCTGCTCGAGGCGTTGCCGACTCCTGTCTGGCTGCGCGACAACGCCGGCCGAATCGTGTTCGTCAACAAAGCTTATGCGCAGGCCGTGGAGGCGCGAGACGCCGAGGACGGCGTGGAACGACAAGTCGAGCTGCTCGATGAGCCGGCGAGAGCCGCCTGCGCCGAGGCGCGCGCGAAAGGCGCTCTCTGGCGCGACGAGATCACGGCTGTCGTCGGCGGCGAAAGACGACGCCTTTGTGTGATCCAGGCTCCCTTTCTCAAAGGCGCCGCGTCGATCGCCTTCGACCGCCAAGAGATCCTGAACCTGCGCGCAGAATTCCAAAAGCAGAAGGACTCCCACGCGCGCACGCTAGACCAGCTGCCGATCGCGGTCGCGATCTTCGACGGCTCGCAACAGCTCATCTACCGCAACGCCACCTATGAGAAGCTGTGGCGCCTCTCGCCGGTCTTCCTCGACGCCCGGCCCTCGGACGGCGAGATCCTCGATCGGCTGCGGCTTGCGCAGCGGCTTCCCGACGAAGGCGATTTTCGCAACTGGAAGGCTCGTCTTCTCGAGGCCTATCGCTCGCCCGAGCAGCTTCAGCGCCTCTGGCACATGCCCGACGGTCGCACGATCTGCGTCACGATCATGCCCTGTCTGCAAGGGGGCGTGACCTATCTTTATGACGATATGACCGAGCGCTATGATTTGCAGTCGCGGTTCAACGCGCTCTACCGAATGCAGAAGGAGACGCTGGACACTTTGCGCGAGGGGGTCGCGGTCTTCGGCGCCGACGGTCGCCTGCGATTTGGAAACCCGGCCTTCGCCTCGCTGTGGCGGCTCGCGCCGAGCCTGCTCACGGAAAAGCCGCGCTTCGAGGCCATCGCCGAAAACTGCGGCGCTCTGCTGCACAAAGGCGACTCCACGTGGAGAGACCTGCGCGGCGTCGTGACAGGCCTTGGCGAGTCGAGAGCGGGCTTCACGCGCCGCGTCGAGCGCAACGACGGCCTCGTCCTCGATCTCAGCGTGCAGCCGCTGCCGGAGGGCGCGAGCCTCCTGACCTTTGTCGACGTCTCCGCCGACGTGAACGTCGAACGGGCTCTTACCGAACGCAACACGGCGCTGCTCGCCGCCGAGAGGCTGCGTAACGACTTTATTCACCATGTCAGCTATGAGCTGCGCTCCCCGCTCACCAACATCAATGGTTTCGTGCATTTGCTCGGCGAGGAATCGACCGGGCCGCTCAACGCGCGCCAATTCGAGTATTTAGGCTACATGCGCAAATCCTCGGACGCGCTGCTCGCTATTGTCGACGACATTTTGGATCTCGCGACAATCGACGAGGACGCCTTGGAGCTCGAGATCGAGGACGTCGATCCACGCGCGGCGATACGCGGCGCGGTGGAGGGCGTGCAGGACCGGCTCGTGGAAAACCAGATCGAGCTGCGCATCGTCGAAGCCGACGACCTAGGGAGCTTCCACGGCGACAGCAAGCGCGTGCGGCAAATTCTTTTCAATCTCCTCTCGAACGCGATCGGCTTCTCTCGTCCCGGCCAGATCGTTACCCTCGCCGCGATGCGCAGGGACGGCGACGTGATCTTCAAGGTCGTGGACAGCGGACGCGGCATTCCGCCCGAAGTGCTCGAGCGCGTCTTCGATCGCTTCGAGTCGCACACCGCGGGCTCCCGCCATCGCGGCCTCGGCATCGGACTCTCGATCGTCAAGGCTTTCATGGACCTGCATGGCGGCAAAGTCCTGATCGACTCCGCGCTGGGCGAAGGCACGGCAGTGACATGCGTCTTTCCCGGCGAGGAGCGCGCGCTCGACGCGCCCTCGGAGTCGAAGGGCGAGCTTGTCTCCGCGAAACGACTGATTGACGCCGCAACCCAAGCAGTGCGAGGCGAAGCCGAGAGCAGGGGCGTGAAGCTGCGCGTGCTTCCAACAATCACGGATGAAGACATCCATTGCGACGAGAGCGATGTGAACCGGGCGCTGGAGACCTTGCTCCGCGGCGCGCTCGCTTGCGCCGGCGCCGGAGAAGCCATAAGTTTCGCGGCGCTGCGCCGCGAGGGCGAAGTCGCTTTCAAGCTCTCCCATCGCCATGCGGTCCAGGAGAGCGACGCCGCGCTTAGCGAGGCGCGGGCTATCGTCGAAGCCAACGGGGGCAGGATGCAGGTCGATTTTGCCGCTGGCGAAGGCGTCGTGATCAGTTGCGTGTTCGCGAGCTGCGTCGGAGAAGCCGATCAGACGACGCGAAGCGAGTCGCAATGA
- the parE gene encoding DNA topoisomerase IV subunit B, producing MSENDDLFGAGPRKGAAAAGKPAKSRQADYDAHSIEVLEGLEPVRRRPGMYIGGTDEAAMHHLFAEVLDNAMDEAVSGHATFIAVTVEPGGWLTVADNGRGIPVGMHPKMKDKTALEVVMTVLHAGGKFDSGAYQTSGGLHGVGVSVVNALSEKLEVDVAIDQLHYRQEFSRGLPLGPLQKLGKVQNKRGTKVRFKPDPQIFGAGAHWKPSRLFRMSRSKAYLFGGVEIRWRCAPELIEPGSNIPAEAVLRFPGGLKDYLAREIEGKELVTEQAFAGKVEREGGHGSIEWAAAWLVNEDGFVNSYCNTIPTPDGGTHEAGFRLALLRGLKDHAERVNQSRRAKDLTGEDVMGQAAAMISVFIREPEFQGQNKSRLMSAEAQRVVESAVRDAFDHWLAAAPRQADALLEFAITRAEERLRRRAEKDVARKSATRKLRLPGKLVDCSNTTSVGSELFIVEGDSAGGSAKEGRDRVNQAILPLRGKILNVASATRDKLAANQQLQDLTQALGCGVGSHFREEDLRYEKVIVMTDADVDGAHIASLLITFFYRQMPKLIEKGHLYLAVPPLYKLTQGAKTVYARDDAHMEELIKKELTGKGKVEVSRFKGLGEMMAKQLKETTMDPKKRTLLRVMIAGEEREETADCVERLMGNKPEARFAFIQEHAAFSAELLDV from the coding sequence ATGAGCGAAAATGACGATCTCTTCGGCGCTGGCCCGCGCAAGGGCGCGGCCGCTGCCGGCAAGCCCGCGAAGTCCAGACAAGCGGACTATGACGCCCATTCGATCGAGGTTCTCGAAGGGCTCGAGCCGGTGCGCCGGCGCCCTGGCATGTATATCGGCGGGACCGATGAAGCCGCGATGCATCATCTCTTCGCCGAGGTGCTCGATAATGCGATGGACGAAGCGGTCTCGGGCCACGCCACCTTCATCGCCGTGACCGTGGAGCCGGGCGGCTGGCTCACCGTCGCGGATAATGGACGCGGCATTCCCGTCGGCATGCATCCCAAGATGAAGGACAAGACGGCGCTCGAGGTCGTGATGACCGTGCTGCACGCGGGCGGCAAGTTCGACTCCGGCGCTTACCAGACCTCCGGCGGTTTGCATGGCGTCGGCGTTTCGGTGGTCAACGCGCTCAGCGAGAAGCTCGAGGTGGATGTCGCCATCGACCAGCTTCACTATCGCCAGGAGTTTTCGCGCGGCCTTCCGCTCGGGCCGCTACAGAAGCTCGGCAAGGTCCAAAACAAGCGCGGCACCAAGGTGCGCTTCAAGCCCGACCCGCAGATTTTCGGCGCCGGCGCGCATTGGAAGCCGTCGCGATTGTTCCGCATGTCGCGCTCCAAGGCCTATCTCTTCGGCGGCGTCGAGATTCGTTGGCGCTGCGCGCCCGAGCTCATCGAGCCGGGCTCGAACATTCCCGCTGAGGCGGTGCTGCGCTTCCCCGGGGGCCTCAAGGATTATCTGGCGCGCGAGATCGAGGGCAAGGAGCTCGTCACCGAGCAGGCCTTCGCCGGCAAGGTCGAGCGCGAAGGCGGTCACGGCTCGATCGAATGGGCGGCGGCCTGGCTCGTCAATGAGGACGGCTTCGTCAATTCCTATTGCAACACGATCCCGACCCCCGATGGCGGCACGCATGAAGCGGGCTTCCGTCTCGCCCTGCTGCGAGGCTTGAAGGATCACGCAGAGCGCGTGAACCAGTCGCGTCGCGCCAAGGATCTGACGGGCGAGGATGTGATGGGGCAGGCGGCGGCGATGATCTCCGTCTTCATCCGCGAGCCGGAGTTCCAAGGCCAGAACAAGAGCCGGCTGATGAGCGCCGAGGCGCAGCGCGTGGTGGAGAGCGCGGTGCGCGACGCCTTCGACCATTGGCTCGCCGCGGCGCCGCGGCAGGCCGACGCGCTGCTCGAGTTCGCGATCACGCGCGCGGAGGAGCGGCTGAGGCGCAGGGCCGAGAAGGACGTGGCGAGAAAGAGCGCCACGCGCAAGCTGCGCCTGCCCGGTAAGCTCGTCGATTGCTCGAACACGACGTCGGTCGGCTCGGAACTCTTCATCGTCGAGGGCGATTCCGCCGGCGGCTCCGCGAAGGAGGGACGCGACCGCGTCAACCAGGCGATTCTGCCGCTGCGCGGCAAGATCCTCAACGTCGCTTCCGCAACGAGGGACAAGCTCGCGGCCAATCAGCAGCTACAAGATTTGACGCAGGCGCTGGGTTGTGGCGTCGGCTCGCATTTTCGCGAGGAGGATCTGCGCTACGAGAAGGTCATTGTGATGACCGACGCCGACGTCGATGGCGCGCATATCGCCTCGCTGCTCATCACCTTCTTCTATCGGCAGATGCCGAAGCTCATTGAGAAGGGCCATCTCTATCTCGCCGTGCCGCCGCTCTATAAGCTTACGCAAGGCGCGAAGACCGTCTACGCCCGCGACGACGCGCATATGGAAGAGCTGATCAAGAAGGAGCTGACCGGCAAGGGCAAGGTCGAGGTCTCGCGCTTCAAGGGCTTGGGCGAGATGATGGCCAAGCAGCTGAAAGAGACGACGATGGACCCCAAGAAGCGCACGCTGCTGCGAGTCATGATCGCCGGCGAGGAGAGGGAAGAGACGGCCGATTGCGTCGAACGGCTCATGGGCAATAAGCCCGAGGCGCGCTTCGCCTTCATTCAGGAGCACGCGGCCTTTTCGGCGGAGCTGCTGGATGTGTGA
- a CDS encoding cytochrome b/b6 domain-containing protein, which produces MSQSQDREAGGEAKGHALFVRVTHWINALAVFIMIGSGWRIYDASPLFNFRFPPDLTIGGWLAGALAWHFAAMWLLVANGVAYLAYGFVSGRFWRGLPRIPPSSAYRDPRPSWATLTRHEIGAYNPVQRVLYTGVVALLILLVASGVAVWKPVQFQHLAALFGGYEGARHAHFYAMAALCAFIALHVTLAFFADGVLRSMITGRPPTAAASGE; this is translated from the coding sequence ATGAGCCAAAGCCAAGATAGAGAAGCAGGAGGCGAGGCGAAAGGCCACGCCCTCTTCGTGCGCGTCACGCATTGGATCAACGCCCTTGCTGTCTTCATCATGATCGGCAGCGGCTGGCGCATCTATGACGCTTCGCCGCTCTTCAATTTCCGCTTTCCTCCCGATCTGACGATCGGCGGATGGCTCGCAGGCGCGCTGGCCTGGCATTTCGCGGCGATGTGGCTGCTCGTCGCCAATGGCGTCGCCTATCTCGCCTATGGCTTCGTCTCAGGGCGCTTTTGGCGAGGTCTGCCGCGCATTCCGCCTTCTTCTGCCTATCGCGATCCGCGTCCGAGCTGGGCGACGCTGACCCGGCATGAGATCGGCGCTTACAATCCAGTTCAGCGTGTCCTTTATACGGGCGTGGTGGCGCTGCTGATTTTGCTGGTCGCGAGTGGCGTCGCAGTTTGGAAGCCGGTGCAGTTCCAGCATCTGGCGGCTCTCTTCGGGGGTTACGAAGGCGCCCGTCACGCGCATTTTTACGCCATGGCGGCGCTTTGCGCTTTTATCGCGCTGCATGTGACCCTCGCTTTCTTTGCAGACGGGGTCTTGCGCTCGATGATCACGGGGCGCCCGCCGACCGCGGCGGCTTCGGGAGAGTGA
- a CDS encoding tyrosine recombinase — translation MRAPTKAERQLDCFLEMLAAERGAARNTSDAYRRDLSDYIAHLARSGAEPATATLEHLRDYLGALQHRGMSAATQARRLSALRQFHKFLFVDRHRSDDPAASLEGPRRAKSAPGVLSAAEIERLLAAARQGGDSPDSSPAERLKTLRLLALLETLYATGLRVSELLSLPKLVARARDPFVSVKGKGGRERLAPLGAPAKQALGDYRAALEALRPALAASPYLFPAEAEEGHLTRQAFARELKALAGAAGLPAAAVHPHALRHAFASHMLQNGADLRVVQELLGHADIATTQIYTHVLDERKKAMVRDLHPLADESQS, via the coding sequence ATGCGGGCTCCCACGAAAGCGGAGCGCCAGCTCGATTGCTTCCTCGAGATGCTTGCCGCCGAGCGCGGCGCCGCGCGCAACACCAGCGACGCCTATCGGCGGGATCTCTCCGACTATATCGCGCATCTGGCGCGCTCGGGGGCTGAGCCCGCGACAGCCACGCTCGAACATTTGCGCGACTATCTCGGCGCGTTGCAGCATCGCGGCATGTCGGCGGCGACGCAGGCGCGCCGCCTCTCGGCCCTGCGCCAGTTCCACAAATTCCTTTTCGTCGATCGTCATCGGAGTGACGATCCCGCAGCTTCCCTCGAGGGGCCACGCCGCGCAAAAAGCGCTCCCGGCGTGCTGAGCGCCGCCGAGATCGAGCGCCTGCTGGCCGCAGCCCGCCAGGGAGGAGATAGCCCGGACAGCTCCCCGGCCGAGAGGCTAAAGACTTTGCGGCTCTTGGCCCTGCTCGAAACGCTCTACGCGACGGGTTTGCGCGTCAGCGAGCTGCTGTCTTTGCCAAAGCTCGTGGCGCGCGCGCGCGACCCCTTCGTCTCGGTGAAGGGCAAGGGAGGTCGGGAAAGGCTCGCGCCGCTGGGCGCGCCGGCGAAGCAAGCGCTGGGCGATTACCGCGCGGCGCTAGAGGCGCTGCGTCCGGCGCTCGCCGCCTCGCCTTATCTTTTTCCGGCCGAAGCGGAGGAGGGGCATCTCACGCGCCAGGCTTTCGCGCGTGAGCTCAAGGCGCTAGCGGGGGCGGCCGGCCTTCCCGCCGCGGCCGTTCATCCGCATGCCTTGCGGCACGCCTTCGCAAGCCACATGCTGCAGAACGGCGCCGATCTGCGCGTCGTGCAGGAGCTGCTCGGCCACGCCGACATCGCGACGACGCAGATCTACACGCATGTGCTCGACGAGCGGAAGAAGGCGATGGTGCGTGATCTTCACCCGCTTGCCGACGAAAGCCAGTCCTGA
- a CDS encoding DUF4236 domain-containing protein, translated as MDSRARIGQNRILILGWRMNAVQRLVDQKVWEGCLMGFRYRRSAKLAPGIRLNITGRGISSVSIGKQGLHLNIGKKGTRQTISLPGSGLSYSNRSSTTPALATGLAVGGLLALLIHASRGSVPAQIALAMIGFCGLAFLISVSNAPPQSTTGDASTIKATTGISSENALSLEQRRKLDEIFHINGASR; from the coding sequence ATGGATTCAAGGGCGCGAATTGGCCAAAATCGCATTCTAATACTCGGTTGGCGAATGAACGCCGTCCAAAGGCTGGTCGATCAAAAAGTCTGGGAGGGATGCCTGATGGGGTTCAGATATCGAAGGTCCGCGAAACTCGCGCCAGGCATACGGCTTAACATTACGGGGCGTGGAATAAGCAGTGTTTCGATAGGTAAGCAAGGTCTGCATTTGAACATCGGCAAGAAGGGGACTCGACAGACCATTAGTCTACCGGGTTCGGGACTGTCTTACTCCAATCGATCGAGCACTACTCCCGCGCTTGCCACGGGTTTAGCCGTCGGCGGGCTTTTGGCATTATTAATCCATGCGAGCAGGGGCAGTGTGCCTGCTCAAATAGCCCTTGCCATGATCGGCTTTTGTGGTTTGGCATTTTTGATCAGCGTCTCGAATGCTCCACCACAGTCCACGACTGGAGATGCCAGCACAATCAAAGCGACCACAGGTATTTCAAGTGAAAATGCTCTTTCTCTTGAGCAACGTCGCAAACTTGACGAAATATTCCATATAAACGGAGCATCACGATGA
- a CDS encoding nucleotidyltransferase family protein — protein sequence MVFAAGLGTRMRPLTETTPKPLVQVGGRPLLDHVLDQLSGAGVAKAIVNVHHLGDQIIAHLAARRSPDLVISDERAKLLDQGGGIKKALPLLGSSPFYICNTDAFWREEGAENIRALARFYDAERMDAALLLAETQSSLGVDWDGDFEIDASGRLHQPPGRRRFVYTGVGILAPRLFENIAEEVFKLSPFFFDAAKRERLFGLPARGLWMHVGSVAAIAEAERALSANAP from the coding sequence ATGGTGTTCGCTGCGGGTCTGGGAACCCGCATGCGTCCGCTGACCGAAACCACGCCCAAGCCCTTGGTCCAGGTGGGTGGGCGGCCGCTTCTCGACCATGTGCTCGATCAGCTCTCCGGAGCGGGCGTGGCGAAAGCGATCGTGAACGTGCATCATCTCGGCGACCAGATCATCGCGCATCTCGCGGCCCGGCGATCGCCCGACCTCGTCATTTCGGACGAGCGCGCAAAGCTGCTGGACCAAGGCGGCGGGATCAAAAAGGCGCTGCCGCTGCTGGGCTCCTCGCCGTTCTATATCTGCAACACCGACGCCTTCTGGCGCGAGGAGGGCGCGGAAAACATCAGGGCCCTGGCGCGCTTCTATGACGCCGAAAGAATGGACGCCGCGCTTCTGCTCGCCGAAACCCAGAGCAGCCTCGGCGTCGATTGGGATGGGGATTTCGAGATCGACGCATCCGGTCGCCTTCACCAACCTCCCGGACGCCGCCGCTTTGTTTATACGGGCGTCGGCATATTGGCGCCCCGGCTCTTCGAGAATATTGCGGAAGAGGTCTTCAAATTATCGCCTTTCTTTTTCGATGCGGCCAAACGAGAGCGCCTTTTCGGTCTGCCGGCGCGCGGGCTTTGGATGCACGTCGGCTCCGTCGCCGCGATAGCGGAAGCCGAGCGCGCGCTGAGCGCCAACGCTCCTTAG